Proteins from a genomic interval of Burkholderia cepacia GG4:
- the glnE gene encoding bifunctional [glutamate--ammonia ligase]-adenylyl-L-tyrosine phosphorylase/[glutamate--ammonia-ligase] adenylyltransferase, whose protein sequence is MTDASALISPSYSRYLARAAAARPALSDQIAAWAAAPLSRAQFDARLTELLAPPAGTAAPSDEQLKRALRQLRIEVFGAVAERDLRGVADVAEVTGAMTDLAEVAVQRSLALLSAELEAMYGEPRGADGQRVALGVVGMGKLGGRELNVSSDIDLIFVYEDDGETAGGTRSPLSTQEYFTRLGRRLIGVLSEVTADGYVFRVDMRLRPNGDSGPLVCSLGMLEEYFYVQGREWERYAWIKGRLVSEGDSDAAQRLATQLEAIVKPFVYRRYLDFGVIGAIRSLHQQIRHEAARRASMRPDKADDIKLGRGGIREIEFSAQVFQLIRGGQDAEFRVRPTLAVLRHAQARGLIGEDVRERLTDAYNFLRTLEHRLQYRDDAQTHAMPVDPDERAALAASLGFADYAALMTVLDGYRTFVEAQFDQIFADKVSGGPCAAGEDTAAGWIWSGALADDGEDDALLARLDGLGFADPAAVLARLRAIWQSSRYSGLPEKSRQRFDSVAQRALEAAPRIDAARRDDTIVRLFDLLETVSRRGVYLALLTEYPAALDRVLSVLGATRWGGGYLIRHPQLLDELLDDEAIASPFDWPAFKDALRARLAAADGPEQQMDLLRHAQHAEVFRILLIDLAGQLSVEHVSDRLSELADAVLDVTIEVVWSQLAKRHRDAPKFAVIAYGKLGGKELGYASDLDLIFLYDDPDERSADVYTTFTRRLITWLTTATGAGALFDIDLRLRPNGEAGLLVTDLDAFRRYQLREGDAANTAWVWEHQALTRARYSAGDTQIGTDFEAIRQQVLTTPRDGGVLAKEIVDMRGKVFAGHPNQTELFDLKHDRGGMVDIEFIVQYWVLLHASSDAELIRNTGNIALLREVARFGLMGEDEAERVGAAYRKYRKLQHKLRLDGMEKARVDPALVADERAAVTALWERVFGAVETGV, encoded by the coding sequence ATGACCGACGCTTCCGCCCTGATCAGCCCGTCCTACTCCCGTTATCTCGCCCGCGCGGCTGCCGCGCGCCCCGCGCTGTCCGACCAGATCGCCGCGTGGGCCGCCGCACCGCTGTCCCGCGCGCAGTTCGACGCGCGCCTGACCGAACTGCTCGCGCCGCCGGCCGGCACCGCCGCGCCGAGCGACGAGCAACTGAAGCGCGCGCTGCGGCAGTTGCGTATCGAGGTGTTCGGCGCGGTCGCGGAGCGCGACCTGCGCGGAGTCGCGGACGTCGCCGAGGTGACGGGCGCGATGACCGATCTCGCCGAAGTGGCCGTGCAGCGCTCGCTCGCGCTGCTGTCCGCCGAGCTCGAGGCGATGTACGGCGAGCCGCGCGGCGCCGACGGCCAGCGCGTCGCGCTCGGCGTGGTCGGGATGGGCAAGCTCGGCGGCCGCGAGCTGAACGTGTCGTCGGACATCGACCTGATCTTCGTCTACGAGGACGACGGTGAGACGGCCGGCGGCACGCGCTCGCCGCTGTCCACGCAGGAATATTTCACGCGGCTCGGCCGGCGCCTGATCGGCGTGCTGTCCGAGGTCACGGCCGACGGCTATGTGTTTCGCGTCGACATGCGGCTGCGCCCGAACGGTGATTCGGGGCCGCTCGTCTGCAGCCTCGGGATGCTCGAGGAGTATTTCTACGTGCAGGGGCGCGAATGGGAGCGCTACGCGTGGATCAAGGGGCGACTCGTGTCGGAGGGCGACAGCGACGCGGCGCAGCGGCTCGCGACGCAGCTCGAAGCGATCGTCAAGCCGTTCGTATACCGCCGCTATCTCGACTTCGGCGTGATCGGCGCGATCCGTTCGCTGCACCAGCAGATTCGCCACGAAGCCGCGCGCCGCGCGTCGATGCGGCCCGACAAGGCCGACGACATCAAGCTCGGGCGTGGCGGGATCCGCGAGATCGAATTCAGTGCGCAGGTGTTCCAGCTGATCCGCGGCGGCCAGGATGCGGAGTTCCGCGTGCGGCCGACGCTCGCGGTGCTGCGCCATGCGCAGGCGCGCGGGCTGATCGGCGAGGACGTGCGCGAGCGCCTGACCGATGCTTACAATTTCCTGCGCACGCTCGAGCACCGGCTGCAGTACCGTGACGACGCGCAGACCCACGCGATGCCGGTCGATCCGGACGAGCGCGCGGCGCTGGCCGCGTCGCTCGGCTTTGCCGACTATGCGGCGCTGATGACGGTGCTCGATGGCTACCGCACGTTCGTCGAGGCGCAGTTCGACCAGATCTTCGCAGACAAGGTGAGCGGCGGCCCGTGCGCGGCGGGTGAGGACACGGCGGCCGGGTGGATCTGGAGCGGGGCGCTGGCCGACGACGGCGAGGACGACGCGCTGCTCGCGCGCCTCGACGGGCTGGGCTTCGCCGATCCGGCAGCCGTGCTCGCGCGGCTGCGTGCGATCTGGCAGTCGTCGCGCTACTCGGGCCTGCCGGAAAAGAGCCGGCAGCGTTTCGACAGCGTCGCGCAGCGTGCGCTCGAGGCCGCGCCGCGGATCGACGCCGCGCGCCGCGACGACACCATCGTGCGATTGTTCGACCTGCTCGAGACGGTCAGCCGGCGCGGCGTCTATCTCGCGCTCCTGACCGAGTATCCGGCCGCGCTCGACCGCGTGCTGTCGGTGCTCGGCGCGACGCGCTGGGGCGGCGGCTACCTGATTCGCCATCCGCAGCTGCTGGACGAATTGCTCGACGACGAGGCGATCGCGAGCCCGTTCGACTGGCCCGCGTTCAAGGACGCATTGCGTGCGCGCCTCGCGGCTGCCGACGGCCCCGAGCAGCAGATGGACCTGCTGCGCCACGCGCAGCATGCGGAGGTGTTCCGCATCCTGCTGATCGATCTGGCGGGGCAGCTGTCGGTCGAGCATGTGAGCGACCGCCTGTCCGAGCTGGCCGACGCGGTGCTCGACGTGACGATCGAAGTGGTCTGGTCGCAGCTCGCGAAGCGCCATCGCGACGCGCCGAAGTTCGCGGTGATCGCGTACGGCAAGCTCGGCGGCAAGGAGCTCGGCTACGCATCGGATCTCGACCTGATCTTCCTGTACGACGACCCCGACGAGCGCTCGGCGGACGTCTACACGACGTTCACGCGCCGGCTGATCACGTGGCTCACGACCGCCACCGGCGCGGGCGCGCTGTTCGACATCGACCTGCGGCTGCGGCCGAACGGCGAGGCCGGGCTGCTGGTCACCGATCTCGACGCGTTCCGCCGCTACCAGCTGCGCGAGGGCGATGCGGCGAACACGGCGTGGGTCTGGGAGCACCAGGCGCTGACGCGCGCGCGCTACAGCGCGGGCGACACGCAGATCGGCACGGACTTCGAGGCGATTCGCCAGCAGGTGCTGACGACGCCGCGCGACGGGGGCGTGCTCGCGAAGGAAATCGTCGACATGCGCGGCAAGGTGTTCGCCGGCCACCCGAACCAGACCGAGCTGTTCGACCTGAAGCACGATCGCGGCGGGATGGTCGACATCGAGTTCATCGTCCAGTACTGGGTGCTGCTGCATGCGTCGAGCGACGCCGAGCTGATCCGCAACACCGGCAATATCGCGCTGCTGCGCGAGGTCGCGCGGTTCGGCCTGATGGGCGAGGACGAGGCCGAGCGCGTCGGCGCCGCGTACCGCAAGTACCGCAAGCTGCAGCACAAGCTGCGGCTCGACGGGATGGAGAAGGCGCGGGTCGATCCGGCCCTGGTGGCCGACGAGCGGGCGGCCGTGACGGCGCTGTGGGAGCGCGTGTTCGGGGCGGTTGAAACGGGCGTTTGA
- a CDS encoding YhdP family protein, whose translation MSDRQESAVATPEAGPPKHDHPVLRHVFRVTLAVGIGTYFVASGAFLGLRYVVLPRIDEFRPRIERAVSDKLHAQLSIGKLSPHWSGMQPGVEVANLTIRGRDGQIALSVPHATAALSWMSLLRLSPALSSLIVDHPDLVVARAADGSLSVAGVGVATTHGGNDTFGTWLLKQEAIVLRNGTLRWRDAQHDAPELALSGIRLAVLNQGRVHKAALQAPANGTLLLGPLDFRARFRHKPLGPIGKPTNWTGDAYLSTGPVDLQTLGRYLDLPLTIHAGRIDNAIWATFKDGHLRSAGGDLQGADVVLRVRPTQPRLDVPTVGFGWDMALNAGRDYTLHLTRFNAELGQPPLPDGTPLSRSLALSTLTARYRVPAADQGQLLSVVGDRVDLGILSEFIRGLPLPARLRNELIKLDPRGMVSNYHIEVERAKPARADLAEEERRTGAAPIVRYRFLGDLQGISVAAQEPPPGLSPRGHPRAGWPGVENLWGRIDANETGGNAHFDTVNAAVTVPGEFDEPRLTFDRLRGNAKWVITPAPGEKHARVDVTLPDLLVANPDAEIAVSGSYSNPGHGRGSLDLRADFARASVARIPRYLPTGMSEHLRDYLGHALQDGKVTRGASIVARGPLEKFPFEHEPDAGVFHIVAPFTGGRFEPTPYPPRKLANGTPSVWPALDGIDGVFELAQNKLRFDIARAHYKRVALTKVAGRIDDLGNPSKSPLVIDGHAQGPLADLIDYADNSSLGMMSGHIGQRIDAQGPASLALKITIPQHVPHPHTHVEGALAFGGNTLSTEGVPPLSALRGSVQFTEAGASLRDLSGRFLGGPVHASGNFQSHGPYTVDVDGKLALDAARGLNLRGTAAALLEHVVGDAPYQLAVRGAPGRLPEVTAHSDLTGVALNFPAPFAKPAGTPMPFRFTLQPAAQADGKRLEHADLTLGPVSATYLLDATRGQPLRAVRGAMGIHRMPDLPQDGVSAAVDVDELDADAWLALARTLQPEQPRAPEPQAAPRIDVASFTPKRFALHFGTLKLLKRNWENVIIGASHVDELWQANIASNQVSGYLSWAPGGGHNGAGVLNARLAKLVIPQSAQHDLVGRAMNLPTPTDRPMPSVDLIVDQVVARDHDIGRLVVNARNIEEDGVPVWQLDKLELANPAAKLTATGNWRTSRRALARGVDQSEAPRRSVFDFKLDIGNAGALLDRVGLPRMLADGHGTVTGKVGWRGGPTAVDLPSLGGQVAVDLEHGQILKVDPGAAKLLGVLSLQSLARFLTLNFRDVVGKGLPFDKITGTGRISNGIARTDDFSMTTAPANVTVRGAVDLGTETQDLHAHVAPKIGAGSAAIAAAIINPLLGVGVLAANYALSETLSHAFALDYSITGSWAHPHIERVRGDQGKMNHGPADAAPH comes from the coding sequence ATGTCCGACCGTCAGGAATCCGCCGTAGCTACGCCCGAAGCGGGACCTCCGAAGCACGATCATCCGGTCCTGCGCCACGTGTTCAGGGTGACGCTGGCAGTCGGGATCGGCACGTACTTCGTCGCGTCCGGCGCATTCCTCGGGCTGCGCTACGTGGTCCTGCCGCGCATCGACGAATTCCGCCCGCGCATCGAGCGCGCGGTGTCCGACAAGCTCCACGCGCAGCTTTCGATCGGCAAGCTGTCTCCCCACTGGTCCGGCATGCAGCCGGGCGTCGAAGTCGCCAACCTCACCATTCGCGGCCGTGACGGCCAGATCGCGCTGTCGGTCCCGCACGCGACGGCCGCGCTGTCCTGGATGTCGTTGCTGCGGCTGTCACCCGCGCTGTCGAGCCTGATCGTCGACCACCCGGACCTCGTCGTCGCGCGCGCCGCCGACGGCTCGCTGAGCGTCGCGGGCGTCGGCGTCGCGACCACCCACGGCGGCAACGACACGTTCGGCACGTGGCTGCTGAAACAGGAAGCGATCGTGCTGCGCAACGGCACGCTGCGCTGGCGCGACGCGCAGCACGACGCGCCGGAGCTCGCGCTGTCGGGCATCCGCCTCGCGGTGCTCAACCAGGGCCGCGTGCACAAGGCCGCGCTGCAGGCGCCAGCGAACGGCACGCTGCTGCTCGGCCCGCTCGATTTCCGCGCGCGCTTCAGGCACAAGCCGCTTGGGCCGATCGGCAAGCCGACCAACTGGACGGGCGACGCGTATCTGTCGACCGGCCCGGTCGACCTGCAGACGCTTGGCCGCTATCTCGACCTGCCGCTCACGATCCATGCAGGCCGGATCGACAACGCGATCTGGGCGACCTTCAAGGACGGCCACCTGCGTTCCGCGGGCGGCGACCTGCAGGGCGCCGACGTCGTGCTGCGCGTGCGGCCGACCCAGCCGCGCCTCGACGTGCCGACGGTCGGGTTCGGCTGGGACATGGCGCTGAACGCCGGCCGCGACTACACGCTGCACCTGACGCGTTTCAACGCGGAGCTCGGCCAGCCGCCGCTGCCGGACGGCACGCCGCTCTCCCGCTCGCTGGCACTGTCGACGCTGACCGCCCGCTACCGCGTGCCGGCCGCCGACCAGGGACAGCTGCTGAGCGTCGTCGGCGACCGCGTCGATCTCGGCATCCTCAGCGAGTTCATCCGCGGGCTGCCGCTGCCGGCGCGCCTGCGTAACGAGCTGATCAAGCTCGACCCGCGCGGGATGGTGTCGAACTATCACATCGAGGTCGAACGCGCGAAGCCGGCGCGGGCCGACCTCGCCGAAGAAGAGCGGCGCACGGGCGCCGCGCCGATCGTCCGCTACCGCTTCCTCGGCGACCTGCAGGGCATCAGCGTCGCCGCGCAGGAGCCGCCGCCGGGCCTGTCCCCGCGCGGTCATCCGCGCGCCGGCTGGCCAGGCGTCGAGAATTTGTGGGGCCGCATCGACGCGAACGAAACGGGCGGCAACGCGCACTTCGACACGGTCAACGCGGCCGTCACGGTGCCCGGCGAATTCGACGAGCCGCGCCTGACCTTCGACCGGCTGCGCGGCAACGCGAAATGGGTGATCACGCCGGCGCCGGGCGAAAAGCACGCGCGCGTCGACGTGACCCTGCCCGACCTGCTCGTCGCCAACCCCGATGCCGAGATCGCCGTGTCGGGCTCGTACTCGAACCCCGGCCACGGCCGCGGCTCGCTCGACCTGCGCGCGGATTTCGCGCGCGCATCGGTGGCACGCATTCCACGCTACCTGCCGACCGGGATGTCCGAGCACCTGCGCGACTATCTCGGTCATGCGCTGCAGGACGGCAAGGTAACCAGGGGCGCCTCGATCGTCGCGCGCGGCCCGCTCGAGAAATTCCCGTTCGAACACGAGCCGGATGCCGGCGTGTTCCATATCGTCGCGCCGTTCACCGGCGGGCGCTTCGAGCCGACGCCGTACCCGCCGCGCAAGCTCGCGAACGGCACGCCGAGCGTGTGGCCGGCCCTCGACGGGATCGACGGCGTATTCGAGCTCGCACAGAACAAGCTGCGCTTCGACATCGCGCGCGCGCATTACAAGCGGGTCGCGCTGACGAAGGTCGCGGGCCGCATCGACGACCTCGGCAACCCGTCGAAGTCGCCGCTCGTCATCGACGGCCATGCGCAAGGCCCGCTCGCCGACCTGATCGACTACGCGGACAACAGCTCGCTCGGCATGATGAGCGGGCACATCGGCCAGCGGATCGATGCGCAGGGGCCCGCGTCGCTCGCGCTCAAGATCACGATTCCGCAACACGTTCCGCATCCGCACACGCACGTCGAAGGTGCGCTCGCGTTCGGCGGCAACACGCTGTCGACCGAAGGTGTGCCGCCGCTGTCCGCGCTGCGCGGCAGCGTGCAGTTCACCGAGGCCGGCGCGTCACTGCGCGACCTGTCGGGGCGCTTCCTCGGCGGCCCGGTACACGCGAGCGGCAACTTCCAGTCACACGGCCCTTACACGGTGGACGTCGACGGCAAGCTCGCACTCGACGCCGCGCGCGGCCTGAACCTGCGCGGCACGGCTGCGGCGCTGCTCGAGCACGTGGTCGGCGACGCGCCGTACCAGCTCGCCGTGCGCGGTGCGCCGGGCCGCCTGCCGGAAGTCACCGCGCATTCCGACCTGACGGGTGTTGCGCTGAACTTCCCGGCGCCGTTCGCGAAGCCGGCCGGCACGCCGATGCCGTTCCGCTTCACGCTGCAGCCCGCGGCCCAGGCCGACGGCAAGCGCCTCGAGCATGCCGACCTGACGCTCGGCCCCGTGTCCGCGACCTACCTGCTCGACGCGACGCGCGGCCAGCCGCTGCGCGCCGTGCGCGGCGCGATGGGCATCCACCGGATGCCCGACCTGCCGCAGGACGGCGTGAGCGCGGCCGTCGACGTCGACGAACTGGACGCCGACGCATGGCTCGCGCTGGCCCGCACGCTGCAGCCCGAACAGCCGCGCGCGCCGGAGCCGCAGGCAGCCCCGCGCATCGACGTCGCGAGCTTCACGCCGAAGCGCTTCGCGCTCCACTTCGGCACGCTGAAGCTGCTCAAGCGCAACTGGGAGAACGTGATCATCGGCGCGTCGCACGTCGACGAGCTGTGGCAGGCGAACATCGCGTCGAACCAGGTATCGGGCTACCTGTCGTGGGCGCCCGGCGGCGGCCACAACGGCGCGGGCGTGCTGAATGCGCGGCTCGCGAAGCTCGTGATTCCGCAAAGCGCGCAGCACGACCTCGTCGGCCGCGCGATGAACCTGCCGACGCCGACCGACCGGCCGATGCCGTCGGTCGACCTGATCGTCGACCAGGTCGTCGCGCGCGACCACGACATCGGCCGCCTGGTTGTCAACGCGCGCAACATCGAAGAGGACGGTGTGCCCGTATGGCAACTCGACAAGCTGGAGCTGGCGAACCCGGCCGCGAAGCTGACGGCGACCGGCAACTGGCGCACGTCGCGCCGCGCGCTCGCCCGCGGTGTCGACCAAAGCGAGGCGCCGCGCCGCAGCGTGTTCGACTTCAAGCTCGACATCGGCAACGCGGGCGCGCTGCTCGACCGCGTCGGCCTGCCGCGCATGCTCGCGGACGGCCACGGCACGGTGACCGGCAAGGTCGGCTGGCGCGGCGGCCCGACCGCGGTCGACCTCCCGTCGCTCGGCGGCCAGGTCGCCGTTGACCTCGAGCACGGCCAGATCCTGAAGGTCGATCCGGGCGCCGCGAAGCTGCTCGGCGTGCTGAGCCTGCAAAGCCTCGCGCGCTTCCTGACGCTGAATTTCCGCGACGTGGTCGGCAAGGGGCTGCCGTTCGACAAGATCACCGGCACCGGCCGGATCTCGAACGGGATCGCACGCACCGACGACTTCTCGATGACGACGGCGCCGGCGAACGTGACGGTGCGCGGCGCGGTCGACCTCGGCACCGAGACGCAGGACTTGCATGCGCACGTCGCGCCGAAAATCGGCGCCGGCTCGGCGGCGATTGCGGCCGCGATCATCAATCCACTGCTCGGCGTCGGCGTGCTGGCCGCGAACTACGCGCTGTCGGAGACGCTGTCGCACGCGTTCGCGCTCGACTACTCGATCACGGGCTCGTGGGCCCATCCGCACATCGAGCGGGTGCGGGGCGATCAGGGTAAGATGAATCACGGTCCGGCCGATGCGGCGCCCCATTGA
- a CDS encoding carbon-nitrogen hydrolase family protein: MTDHTRSATPFRVAALQMVSTPDVARNLAEAGRLIAEAAGDGAQLMLLPEYFCFMGHRDTDKLALAEPYRDGPIQRFLADAARRHGIWVIGGTLPLQAPEPDRVLNTTLVFDPSGNEAARYDKIHLFNFEKGDESFDEARTIRAGDTVVAFDAPFGRVGLSVCYDLRFPELYRRMGDCALIVVPSAFTYTTGRAHWEMLLRARAVENQCYVLAAAQGGKHENGRRTWGHSMLIDPWGEIVAVRDEGASVVAGALDPQRIADVRQSLPAWRHRVLA; this comes from the coding sequence ATGACCGATCACACCCGTTCCGCCACGCCCTTTCGGGTCGCCGCGCTGCAGATGGTGAGCACGCCGGACGTCGCGCGCAATCTCGCCGAAGCCGGCCGCCTGATCGCGGAAGCGGCCGGCGACGGCGCCCAACTCATGCTGCTGCCCGAGTATTTCTGCTTCATGGGTCACCGCGACACCGACAAGCTCGCGCTCGCCGAGCCCTATCGCGATGGTCCGATCCAGCGCTTCCTCGCGGATGCCGCGCGCCGTCACGGCATCTGGGTGATCGGCGGCACGCTGCCGCTGCAGGCGCCGGAACCCGACCGCGTGCTGAACACGACACTTGTGTTCGACCCGTCCGGTAACGAGGCGGCCCGCTACGACAAGATCCACCTGTTCAACTTCGAGAAAGGCGACGAATCGTTCGACGAGGCGCGCACGATCCGCGCGGGCGACACGGTCGTCGCGTTCGACGCGCCGTTCGGGCGGGTCGGCCTGTCGGTCTGTTACGATCTGCGCTTTCCGGAGCTGTATCGCAGGATGGGCGACTGCGCGCTGATCGTCGTGCCGTCGGCGTTTACGTATACGACGGGCCGCGCGCACTGGGAAATGCTGTTGCGCGCACGGGCCGTCGAGAACCAGTGCTACGTGCTGGCAGCCGCGCAGGGCGGCAAGCACGAGAACGGCCGCCGCACCTGGGGCCACAGCATGCTGATCGACCCGTGGGGCGAGATCGTCGCGGTCCGCGACGAAGGCGCGAGCGTCGTGGCCGGCGCGCTCGATCCGCAGCGCATCGCCGACGTGCGCCAGAGCCTGCCCGCATGGCGGCATCGTGTGCTGGCCTGA
- the tldD gene encoding metalloprotease TldD has protein sequence MNIIEPGIRNLALAKDILLTPYGLDESLLTRTIADIFTHRVDYADLYFQATRSEAWSLEEGIVKSGSFSIDQGVGVRAVAGDRTAFAYSDDLSPEAIAQAAAATKAIAAAGGGRQKIKAATSLKGISGRDLYLPSDPLASLDATAKVKLLERIEQMARGRDPRITQVMAGLAGEYDVVLVARSDGALAADIRPLVRVSVTVIAEQNGRREIGSGGGGGRFDYGYFTDDILSRYVDDAVHAALVNLDARPAPAGAMTVVLGPGWPGVLLHEAIGHGLEGDFNRKGSSAFAGRIGEQVAAKGVTVVDDGTLPNRRGSLNIDDEGNPTQCTTLIEDGILKGYIQDTLNARLMKMPVTGNARRESYAALPMPRMTNTYMLNGDKDPQEIIASVKNGLYAVNFGGGQVDITNGKFVFSASEAYMIENGKITYPVKGATLIGSGPESLKYVSMIGNDMSLDSGVGVCGKEGQSVPVGVGQPTLRIDKMTVGGTA, from the coding sequence ATGAACATCATCGAACCCGGCATCCGCAATCTTGCGCTGGCGAAGGACATCCTCCTCACGCCGTACGGCCTCGACGAGAGCCTGCTCACGCGCACGATCGCCGACATCTTCACGCATCGCGTCGACTACGCGGACCTGTACTTCCAGGCAACCCGCAGCGAAGCGTGGAGCCTCGAGGAAGGCATCGTGAAGTCGGGCAGCTTCAGCATCGACCAGGGCGTCGGTGTGCGCGCGGTCGCGGGCGACCGCACCGCGTTCGCGTACTCGGACGACCTGTCGCCAGAAGCCATCGCCCAGGCGGCCGCGGCCACCAAGGCGATCGCGGCGGCCGGCGGCGGCCGCCAGAAGATCAAGGCCGCGACGTCGCTGAAGGGCATCTCGGGCCGCGACCTGTACCTGCCGTCCGATCCGCTCGCGTCGCTCGACGCGACGGCCAAGGTCAAGCTGCTCGAGCGCATCGAGCAGATGGCGCGCGGGCGCGATCCGCGCATCACGCAGGTGATGGCGGGCCTCGCCGGCGAATACGACGTCGTGCTGGTCGCGCGCAGCGACGGCGCGCTCGCAGCCGACATCCGCCCGCTCGTGCGCGTGTCGGTCACGGTGATCGCCGAACAGAACGGCCGTCGCGAGATCGGTTCCGGCGGCGGCGGCGGCCGCTTCGACTACGGCTACTTCACCGATGACATCCTGTCGCGCTACGTCGACGACGCCGTGCACGCGGCGCTCGTGAACCTCGACGCCCGCCCCGCGCCGGCCGGCGCGATGACGGTCGTGCTCGGGCCGGGCTGGCCGGGCGTGCTGCTGCACGAGGCGATCGGCCATGGCCTCGAGGGCGACTTCAACCGCAAGGGCTCGTCGGCATTCGCCGGCCGGATCGGCGAGCAGGTCGCCGCGAAGGGCGTGACCGTCGTCGACGACGGCACGCTGCCGAATCGCCGCGGCTCGCTGAACATCGACGACGAAGGCAACCCGACGCAGTGCACGACGCTGATCGAGGACGGCATCCTGAAGGGCTACATCCAGGACACGCTGAACGCGCGCCTGATGAAGATGCCCGTCACCGGCAACGCGCGGCGCGAGTCTTACGCAGCGCTGCCGATGCCGCGCATGACCAACACGTACATGCTGAACGGCGACAAGGATCCGCAGGAAATCATCGCATCGGTCAAGAACGGCCTGTACGCGGTGAACTTCGGCGGCGGCCAGGTCGACATCACGAACGGCAAGTTCGTGTTCTCGGCGTCCGAGGCGTACATGATCGAGAACGGCAAGATCACGTACCCGGTGAAGGGCGCGACGCTGATCGGCAGCGGCCCGGAATCGCTGAAGTACGTGAGCATGATCGGCAACGACATGTCGCTCGACTCGGGCGTCGGCGTGTGCGGCAAGGAAGGCCAGAGCGTGCCGGTCGGCGTCGGCCAGCCGACCCTGCGGATCGACAAAATGACGGTCGGCGGTACGGCATAA
- the aroG gene encoding 3-deoxy-7-phosphoheptulonate synthase AroG, whose protein sequence is MPPHNTDDVRIRELKELTPPAHLIREFACSEAASELIYNSRESMHRILHGMDDRLIVVIGPCSIHDTKAAIEYAGRLVKERERFQGELEIVMRVYFEKPRTTVGWKGLINDPHLDNSFKINEGLRTARELLLQINEMGLPAATEYLDMISPQYIADLISWGAIGARTTESQVHRELASGLSCPVGFKNGTDGNVKIAVDAIKAASQPHHFLSVTKGGHSAIVSTAGNEDCHVILRGGKTPNYDADSVNAACADIGKAGLAARLMIDASHANSSKKHENQIPVCADIGRQVAAGDERIVGVMVESHLVEGRQDLKEGCPLTYGQSITDACIAWDDSVKVLEGLAESVKARRVARGSGN, encoded by the coding sequence ATGCCCCCGCACAACACCGACGACGTCCGTATTCGCGAACTCAAGGAACTGACGCCGCCCGCCCACCTGATCCGCGAATTCGCGTGCTCCGAGGCGGCGTCCGAACTGATCTACAACTCGCGCGAGTCGATGCACCGCATCCTGCACGGGATGGACGACCGGCTGATCGTCGTGATCGGGCCGTGCTCGATCCATGACACGAAGGCGGCAATCGAGTACGCGGGGCGGCTCGTGAAGGAGCGCGAGCGCTTCCAGGGCGAACTGGAAATCGTGATGCGCGTGTACTTCGAGAAGCCGCGCACGACGGTCGGCTGGAAGGGGCTCATCAACGATCCGCACCTGGACAACAGCTTCAAGATCAACGAAGGGCTGCGCACCGCGCGCGAACTGCTGCTGCAGATCAACGAGATGGGGCTGCCGGCCGCGACCGAATACCTCGACATGATCAGCCCCCAGTACATCGCCGACCTGATCTCGTGGGGCGCGATCGGCGCGCGCACGACCGAGTCGCAGGTGCACCGCGAACTGGCGTCGGGGCTGTCGTGCCCGGTCGGCTTCAAGAACGGCACCGACGGCAACGTGAAGATCGCGGTCGACGCGATCAAGGCCGCGTCGCAGCCGCACCATTTCCTGTCGGTGACCAAGGGCGGTCACTCGGCGATCGTGTCGACGGCCGGCAACGAGGACTGCCACGTGATCCTGCGCGGCGGCAAGACGCCGAACTACGACGCGGACAGCGTGAACGCCGCGTGCGCGGACATCGGCAAGGCCGGCCTCGCGGCGCGCCTGATGATCGACGCGAGCCACGCGAACAGCTCGAAAAAGCACGAGAACCAGATCCCCGTGTGTGCGGACATCGGCCGCCAGGTCGCGGCCGGCGACGAGCGCATCGTCGGCGTAATGGTCGAGTCGCACCTCGTCGAGGGGCGTCAGGACCTGAAGGAAGGCTGCCCGCTGACCTACGGCCAGAGCATCACCGACGCGTGCATCGCGTGGGACGACAGCGTGAAGGTGCTCGAAGGTCTCGCGGAATCGGTGAAGGCACGCCGCGTCGCGCGCGGCAGCGGCAACTGA
- a CDS encoding type II toxin-antitoxin system Phd/YefM family antitoxin yields the protein MSTVNMHDAKSRLSSLVEALELGRESEVVIARNGHPVARIVPYTAPRRIGAARQLLAGLNIPTTVEAFNAGDESIATDFDASAERGLAP from the coding sequence ATGTCGACCGTCAACATGCATGATGCCAAGTCGCGGCTCTCAAGTCTCGTCGAGGCGCTTGAATTGGGGCGCGAGTCCGAAGTGGTGATCGCCCGCAATGGCCATCCGGTCGCCCGCATCGTTCCCTACACCGCGCCGCGCCGCATCGGCGCCGCTCGCCAGCTGCTTGCCGGCCTGAACATCCCGACGACCGTCGAAGCATTCAATGCCGGCGACGAATCGATCGCGACCGATTTTGACGCCAGCGCCGAGCGGGGGCTCGCACCGTGA